In Acanthopagrus latus isolate v.2019 chromosome 6, fAcaLat1.1, whole genome shotgun sequence, the genomic window CGGCAGTGGGAAGAGTTTCTGCAAGACTATTACAGAGTTGTGCAGTAAGTATCTTTTCTGTGAGCTTCCAAGCTATGCTAAAACAATCCCTCTTTGTTCAAATTTACCTGCAGTACAGCTAGACCAAGTCAGCTTATCTAAGGCTTACCATGCAGGATTTGTCAAAcaattcaaagttcaaagtgCTCTTACAGAGAGCACAGAAGAAAGCCGTAGTGGTTTAACAAGTTAAGTGAACGAAGAGAAGAATGGTGTTAGTGAGAACAAAACAGTGAATCACGGAAATACCTTGCGTGTGTATCTAAGCACCACCCTCGCTCAAACAGACATTTAGACCTTCAACTCTTCATGACAAACCTGACCTTGCATTGCTATCAGGTGGGGGTACACAAGTGTAATGAGATCTTATTAAGTGAAGCATTACGTATAGTAGGCCTATGTATATGTCTTTAAATAGATTTTCTTAATACTATCTCAAGTTCATGTTAGGACTTAGGTTTGGGTTAAATATAGTGCGAGTCAGGTTTAGGTCGGGTCACTACAATGATACACCATGTTCCAGTTCTACACTGCTGTACATAAAAATCCAACAAAATATATCATGATGATACCACATGCTAATATTTGTAGTGCACTGTTTGGCAGTTGGTATACAGGACATTGATACGATATTGAAATAAACAGGTATGCAAACAGATGTGATTGTGCCACACCTGCAGGACACTGCAGaccattttaaattgaaaaaaaaaaaaaaaaaagccgataaaaagttgtcattttttttttttttaactgctcaGTGAATATGCTGTATGGTCCTTCATTTTCCTTTCAGCCGTGAATAGCTGAacgtttgactcgggtacattcacatAAAGACtctaagttgcattttggcgagagtttcactttaataaacCTAATCTTTgagtgtgatgtttgtgtgcagtgaAGGTGCATTGATCAGGGgtagcagtgtgtttgtggagcgCTGCCAGGCCATGTTAATCAGACTGCAGGAGGTTTGCCCTCAGCTGGACACAGATGGACTGAATAACATCTGGATCATTAAACCAGGTGCCAAGTCAAGAGGACGAGGTGAGTCCTTTAATTGAAATAATGAAACGATCATATTGATATAATACTCGAATGTATTCATCTTTAAATTAATCTCTATTTTGTCTATACACTGAGTActgaaacaatatgaaatttgctgttttgtgtttaaatgttgggTGTGGGTGTCAGTACCTAGAAATACCTCTGAGTTTCATTATGATGAGAAGGACTGGTAGCCATcggaaaaaaataatctgtccCAGTCAACGCTGcagttttgcttgtttgtttaagATAGTTTGCAGTTTGCAagtgctttttgtcttttccatgTCACATCAACCCACCAGGTATCATGTGTATGGATCGCCTGGATGCGATTTTGGCACTCGTGGACAGCGACAGAGCCCTGACCAAGGAGAGTAAGTGGGTGGTTCAGAAATACCTGGAACGTCCTCTGTTGATCCACGGCACAAAGTTTGACCTCCGTCAGTGGTTCCTCGTCACAGACTGGAATCCTCTCACGGTCTGGTTCTACAGAGAGTGCTACCTGAGGTTCTCCACTCAGCCCTACTCAACAAAAACTCTGCACAGGTCAGACAAAAGATACAAACTAACTACAGTGTACGCCTGTGTTTGAATCTTGTATCTCGAGTGCCTTGTTGGGGGATTGTTTTATCAAAGACCACTCTCATTCTATTCAACGCACGTTTCACATGCTTCTGTATTTGTCTCAGCTCAGTCCACCTCTGCAACAACTCCATCCAGAAGCACTTCCAGCCAGCCCATGACCGCCATCCCGGAGTGCCTGAGGACAACATGTGGTCCTGCTCTCAGTTCAGAgcttttctgcagcagcagggccgtGGGGCAGAGTGGGAGTCAGTGGTGGTCTCGGGTATGCAGCAGGCGGTGGTCCGTGCCCTCCAGACAGCCCAGGACCTGGTCGAGCCACGTAAGGCAAGCTTTGAGCTCTACGGAGCTGACTTTATGCTAGGCAGAGATTTGAGGCCGTGGCTTCTGGAAATCAATGCCAGTCCGACTATGGCCTGTTCCACCGCTGTCACTGCTCGCCTCTGCCCCGCCGTGCAGCTGGACACACTGAGGGTTGTGCTCGACCGACGGACTGATGCGAGCGCTTACACAGGAGGCTTCCAGCTAATCTACAAACAGGTTGGATATCTTCACACAGCATGCCTAGAGGCAAAATGAGTTCTTCTCCAAGGGATTTCCCCTGAAAAACAGATGCTAaagcaaatgtttattttgtttgtgttttaatttatcCCCCTTCCAGGCTGCAGTTGAAGTTCCTCAGTATGTGGGAGTCAACCTGCTGGTAGAGGGAGCCCCCTTAAGGAGATCCAGACCTCCTCTTCATagacaaactgtgttttctaaCCCATCTCTCACCATCCAGTTTCCTTCAGACCAGTCATCTTCACAAGACAACGAAACGTCACGTAAACCATCACGTCAGAATCCCTCCACAGTCTCTTTTCATGTTTCAGGCAAGGAGAACCGAGctgtgggagagaaaaagaggcagcTCACGTCAACATCTCCTAAGAGGGAAAGCGAGGGCAGAACAGAAGTTAGGTCCTGTGTTCGCAAGTCTTGTCGCAGTCTGGCATCTGAACAGACTCTGGCAACACACGCTGAACCTCAGAGGAAAGCACGACGCTTTGGTATGAGCCTCGGTGCCAACGGGGTGACTCTGGTCCCACGGAGCCTTTCCTTTGCCCCCAGCCCCCCTCCCAGCACATCACATTGTAAATCTATGCCCAGCACAGGCCATAGGTCACACGTCTCCAGATCCTTTCTTCCCCCGACGGCTTTTGAGCCGCAACACAGGACTTCTACTGGGGTCTTTCCTTCACTCCGGGGTCCCCTTCCCTCCCTGGAGGTCTTTAGCTTACGACCAAACATTGTGGTGGGAACCATTGCCTGTCGGAACCCAAACGTTTCCTCTCATCCGAGCATCCCCAGGCATCAGTTTTCCTCTGTTCTCAAAGGCAGAATGTGGCCAAACACAAAGGAGGAACATAGACAGTAGTGGTGTCCACTGTCGAGAAGATTACAGCATGGGAGGTTTCGTCAGCCACAACATTGTTATTCATTTCTATTTTAACATGCTGAAGGCTAATGAGCAACATATTGCCCTCTCATATAAGTGGTTGAACATGCTATGTGTACACTATGTATGTGATTGTAGTCAATTTGTCCAATGAGAAAATTGTGGTCAAGTCGGTTGTGTGTCCTGATTTTTTTTGGACTGAGGTTGCCCATGGGTGTTACTGATTACCACTTTAATTACCAACATTccagtttgaatattttatcatcattatttttttcataactttACATTGATTTAGCTGACACTATTGAGACACACAATATTCACATACAGTAGGAGCTATAAATATGAAAGAGTaaaatttcatttgtttcagtgttaaattttatCATCTTTAGCTGACTAGAATCTGAATATAGGTTTAAGTTTTAGGATGATTTTGATAAATGTACGAGCAATCAATATCCTGTTGgaattaatctgtgttaaaataatcaaacaaatacaattaattaaaataaacaatgtaaTAGTGAAAGGATCCCtggtttcatgttttgcagaatTATAATCAGctttattttgacattatgCCAAatcaccagcaggtggcagtaaAGGTCCACTGACCTTACTGCAAGTAAATGCCAAAGACTTTCAGGAGGGGTGCTCAAATGTAGAAGAATTGGCAGTCCTTATCCAGATGTTGGCACATCTTCAGCAACACCTAAACCAGGTGCTGCTGAAGTTTGGTCTTACATAAACAAGTGGAAATGTAAAAGTTGCTTGttaaactgaacatgttttgGAAACACAACTCAGGCATAGTCCAGGCTAAAGAAAGGGCTGAGCACCGCCTGGCTAACAGACCCCCTGAATGATTTAGACACAgtcaaaagacacatttttgaacaGATGATTCGATTTTTTGTTATCAGTTTTTTTTGAGAGGAGTAAATATGTCTGTATGTTTTCCTGAGCTAGACTGGTAAACAACTGAAATTGGCAAACTGAAAGAGAATTCTTACGGCGGCGTTTTGCTCTTAATTGGTCAGATTGACAGGAatagaaacagacaggaaacagtgagggaggaggagatgggtgagacatgcaacaaaggtcAGGCTGGTGATGTGGTATGCGTCTTAACCACAAGGTTTCCAGGACCCAGCCACAGAGATGAGTGCTGGCGGAAATTATTTAAGCAtagaaaaatgttaaactggCTGAAATAATGCGCATCAGCTACATCTCCACAGTCAGCTTGCAAGTGGAATCTCATGACAAGCAGTAACACATGGAGCTCCTCCTTAAAcaaatgaatggaaatgaaCTTAAAGATAATCTGTTAAGGAGGAACCAGTGACATTTAGGGTGCGGGTCACAGACTTTAGACCTCAGTTTGTACAAACAGAGCAGATATGGAATGGATCAACACTGCCAGCTCTGAGAAGAGCCCTGACCTAACCAGCTCTGAGAAGATAGTGGACACTTTAATGATATGTGAACACGTTGACGTCTGAGGCACAAATAAAGCTTGATTATTGCACTATGCATGTTTTGACCTAACTCTGGTCCTTGCAGGAAGTATtgagatcttttttttattataggTGTGCTATGTAGTGTtagggaagacattttgatcagaGGAATACGATTCATTAATTCAATTTCATGACTCATAAAGCAGAATCAACAAACTGTCATCATAGGACAACATAATTTCAAACTGTATTTACTGGGTTTATACTTGCAGGAGCCTTCAAAGGagccatctttctagcttcaaactgcaTTCTGGGGATGTTAATcccctctgaggacagcttgtttatttaataCAAATGTCAGGGTTTGTACTATCGACTTATCAATTAttcttaatattattattagttatcTTTATGAGTTcgaatttcttttccaaaactacataatgcaccttgaAATCTAtctctaaatttaaaaaacactttaatgcaGGTTTGAAGTCTTTCATTCAGAATCTTAGCCAGCAAAAGGACGTAAGCACAATCAATAAACGTTACTAGAAGTATAAGAGCAGAGTTAGCACTCATTACGCAGCCAAAATGGGCTCTTCAGTAGTTACATGGCAATGATTAGGTTTATTATTGGCGCACCCCATGATAACATCATCAATAAATGGACAATAGATTAAACTTAAGTTTATAGTTGTTTCATTATAAGCAAACTCTGAAATACTTTTTAAGCCATTTATtaagctgttttcttttttgtatagCCTCAGCTGATGTTTGTAAAGTTAAGTAAATGGGAAGGTTTGGGGAGAAACTAAATACATGTAACATGAACAGAAtaatcagattacagatacaCTGAGtaaaaaaagttattattaataggattacaattttaaaataaaggatGATACCACTCATTCTTTTCTCTAGTTTTTATTTGCATCTGGTGTGGAATCCAAAAGTGATGGAAAATACTGACTAAATTGTTCAACGGGTGATTAGTTTATGAGTTactgttttggattttggattttaaAGTGACCCTGCAAACCttgtaaataaatactgtatgtatatatatactgtgtactgtTACCACTAAATGTATACATTTGATACCACTAGCTGGTTTAATACTCTGTGTACCAATGCATTTCATATAATCATTATAA contains:
- the ttll3 gene encoding LOW QUALITY PROTEIN: tubulin monoglycylase TTLL3 (The sequence of the model RefSeq protein was modified relative to this genomic sequence to represent the inferred CDS: inserted 1 base in 1 codon) gives rise to the protein MQQMPVLQSTVAPAVEGRLRHSVPSLPAIKPDRLKTAKVLVEKALKSRKVFSVQGPYPVIRAALWARGWVERRLPRPVQRASHCHGDEDEDGGDERVDEGEKEENLDDMYDLMSRLVRNETTHFYWTTRRDDIGGRSLRHDQMINHYANAGSFTTKVGLCLNLRNLQWFDTADPDAFFPRCYRLGAEDEKQAFIEDFRRTACTSLLQHVVETSRWRRDGVEELDKVEHQFVGPGMIDIALHVCQEFLSVLEHGDIDVTVETPPSVEERQWEEFLQDYYRVVHEGALIRGSSVFVERCQAMLIRLQEVCPQLDTDGLNNIWIIKPGAKSRGRGIMCMDRLDAILALVDSDRALTKESKWVVQKYLERPLLIHGTKFDLRQWFLVTDWNPLTVWFYRECYLRFSTQPYSTKTLHSSVHLCNNSIQKHFQPAHDRHPGVPEDNMWSCSQFRAFLQQQGRGAEWESVVVSGMQQAVVRALQTAQDLVEPRKASFELYGADFMLGRDLRPWLLEINASPTMACSTAVTARLCPAVQLDTLRVVLDRRTDASAYTGGFQLIYKQAAVEVPQYVGVNLLVEGAPLRRSRPPLHRQTVFSNPSLTIQFPSDQSSSQDNETSRKPSRQNPSTVSFHVSGKENRAVGEKKRQLTSTSPKRESEGRTEVRSCVRKSCRSLASEQTLATHAEPQRKARRFGMSLGANGVTLVPRSLSFAPSPPPSTSHCKSMPSTGHRSHVSRSFLPPTAFEPQHRTSTGVFPSLRGPLPSLEVFSLRPNIVVGTIACRNPNVSSHPSIPRHQXFLCSQRQNVAKHKGGT